Within Tribolium castaneum strain GA2 chromosome 10, icTriCast1.1, whole genome shotgun sequence, the genomic segment aaaaaatgtttatttgcattaaattttgagcaagttactttcattcattgaaattaaagacaaaattacgtggcaataaattatttgagtgttttattttatttatagttactgtatttaaaatgtgtcactcaaaatatcacttttcaacaccgcatttaaagattttaattgcatttaagttttatgaaattattggtttgtgaaataaataaatacgacacagcaataaaatacacctaccttcatatcgcttccacgttggctaccgtttgtagcattaaaaaaaataataataaaaatgaaaccgaaaaaaaatgtttatttgcattaaattttgagcaagccactttcattcattgaaattaaagacaaaattattacgtggcaataaattatttgagtgtttgataataattttatttactgtatttaaaatgtgtcactcaaacgcgATCACTAGCCaccgaattaaaaatttaaaccggaaaatttagatttgcttgaacacacgtccgttcgcgacaacggcaagtaacaaactgaataaattgaacgaaaccgcacaatacacaataatttaaataaaccgactCACCTCGCTTCGCCTCGCCTCCCGCTCCCGCTCCCGATCTGACCCGTACTACTGCTCGCTGTCGACTGAACCGCCCTCGCCGCCTGCGCCGCACACCTAACCTCGGATGTGACGTCATCACACGTCTAAAACAGGTCATAACCAGAAACATTCACTGTCCAAATCcgtcaaatttagaaacattcatacacagaattattcaaaatagaacagtattgatctagaaaaattaattatgacaaatgtatttgtctataaacgtctaaaattataaaagtttcgcatcagttaatggaaaaataaaaatgcatgtttatatttaaacagaaactgGCAATGTGAAATTTTAGTGCGAAAATTAGTGGTAGCGCTCGGAAACTCTGTAAACGACCACGATAGGCGGAGCCAATGCGTACTTCATCGAGTGAGGAGATTGAGCAGTGGCGTAGCAAAAAACTATTCTATGATCAAGAAGGGTTTGAGATTCATAATTTGTAGTAGTTAAAATTTCCTCTATTCAATAATTGCAAgatgaaatagtaaaaatcatATCTAATGCTAATACACGTTGATTTCCTAGAAATACAAAGCAGAGAggtcgaataaataaaaatacacaatgaGTAAAGAGTAAAAACgcgtttattgcaaaaaatgtttctactgGTATCTTTACTATAACTGGTAATATTGAAATGTTAAACTTTAAGACGAATTCTCTACACATGTAAGTACACGCCACGCCACTGTTTTCTGCCAACACCCCTAATTTAAAGATTGGACTCGTCCGAGACGAGTTTTCGTCTCTGCGCACTCCTACCACCGTGGACGATCTGTCATTTCGCGGACTCTATGAGTCGCCTACTTTTATCCgagtataaatttataatttttcgaaatctctttaaatatatatttttttaatgttagacAATGAATTCTTTTTTAAGAGATAAATTTCACTCGTGTTTTTTAGTTTACATTGTTATAATTTAACGCAATTTAATATAAGCCGTTGTATTTTTCGGTTTCAAGCTAATACGATCTCCTGAACATTCGAGATTCTTGCTCCTTGTCAGCAGATAGCAGatgtcacaaaaataaaaatgacagtTTGTGATGTGTAATCAAGTAATCAGTGATTGAAATGAAATAACGCCGTTTAAATGTGATAAATCCAATGACTGCTTTTTAATTGTGCGTCAAATATGTTCAgccgtttcaaaaatgcagTTATAGGTGCTGTGAGTGGTTTAGAAACGAACGGCATCCCAACCCCCAACGACCCCCATTCCTACAACAAACAAACTTTGGCCCCAAAGTTTTTATACGGTCGACCTGCGTTCTTAAATTTGTCTGAAGATGAAGTGCAAATGTCGGCCGACCACAGACTCAGGCCTATCATTCACCCAAGCATGTCTCTGCCCCATCATGCAGGATATGCCGAGTGTGTTAACGCAGGGAAGTCCAAATGGAACGAGGATCAGGCGGTGTACAGGCAAGGTGTCTTGACAAGGGTAGAATATAATGATAAGCAAGGTGTGCAAAAATTTTCCATCCCGTATACTTATTATGGCATTTTTGATGGCCATGCTGGAGTTGGGGCAGCTCTGTGTGCGGCAAATCAGCTCCACCATATTTTACATGTACTTAAACTGTACTATTAGATGATTTTTATTCTGAGATTGTCTTATAGGAAAAGTTGGTAGATGCCCAAGATGACATTTGGATAGCTTTCAGTGAAAAAAAGAGGCTGAAAACCAAACCTAGTGACTTACTTATAACAGGTGCTTTAGAAGCTGCTTTCAAAGAAATGGTGTGTGGTTTGTACTCACACCTACTCATAAATACTTAAGTTTGCAATTACAGGATCAAGTTATAGCTGAGGATAGGACTAAATATCAAGCTGCTGGGGGTTGTACTGCGTTAGTAGCGCtatttattttagataaattatttgttgcCAATGCAGGCGATTCACGCGCAATTATTTGTAAAGATAATAAATTTACACTAATGTCAATGGATTTTACTCCAGAAAACGAACGTGACAGAATTAGAAGGCTTGCAGAACAACAACCAAATTTATTAGGTGATTaactttcttaaattatagTTCATTAAGTCGCGAATAGGAACTCAGAACAACTGAGGTAAGACAATTATTTGGTGGTGTGACTAAATCAAACCTATAACTATAACAAAACTAATTACAACAATACTGTtgcatcaaaatttttatttaaatttgtgtaATTATATTGGCTTATTAATCAATACGCGCTAGTTGTAACTACGGTAACAAGATGTCGCCACCAGTTCATTTTCGCGCTCTAGCGATCATAAATAATACTTGTTCATAAATATAACaattgatgtaattttttttcagttgagTCTTTCTTTaattatgataaaaaaaaacaacagacttaaaaatttatgtttttgtaaatttggcTTCGCTTTTTAACTGATACCTGACTAGTTTCAGTCTGTCTGAAACCGTGAAATTAAAGTTTCGTGTTGAACTAGATTGTGGTGCTGTAGATAAGTTAACTTGAATATTGCTTTTTGAGATCGTACACGAGTACGTAAATGTTCTTTCAGGGCAGGAGTTTACATCAAAAGAATATGTTCGGCCTCCGAAATCGAGCGAGCTTGGTAAAACAGTAATGTATCGAGACGCTCATATGAGTGGTTGGGCCTATAAAACCCTTCAAGTGGATGATCTCAAAGTGTCTGTTATAACCGGTCAAGGAAAAAGAGTAAGCGGTGTCCAGCGTTCGCTTGTAAATAATCTATCGTTCGTTTTTTTGTAGAGTCGAGTGATGGGAATCATAGGAGTAACCCGAGGTTTTGGTGATCACGATATTCTTTCCCTTTATCAAAGAACTCCGATAAAACCGTTCCTTTCTTCGCATCCTGAAGTGCAAGTTCATAAAATAACGAACGTTACCGAAAATGAAGTCTTAGTGATGGGCACTGATGGATTATGGGACGTTGTGTGTGGTGCGAAAGCAGCAGAAGTCGTTGCCAAATCGCTAAATACTTTTATGGAAAAAGAACGTTACGTTAGTGCAGCTACTTGTTTAGTTGGATCGGCGAGAGGGTCCCTAGTGAATGAGCATAGTTGGCAACTTAAAGACGGAAAACCATCCTCCGCTGATGATATATCAGTATTTGTTATTCCTTTATTACCTTACAAATTAGAATATGAGAAATTACTTGGAAAGTATAGCGAAACCGCTGAAAGCTCATAGACACCACGGAGtttgtttgaatttatttttgtgttgctTCTGGTCTCAACGTCACTCCAAAGATTAGTGATACGAGTCATTATTATATTTGAAGTTTTCATATCTTGTTACATGTGTTTGTACCTGTGCGGTTTTATATTATGATTTATGAACCAAGGTCGCATTTATGTATTTGGACCTTATCCATTCATTCCTTATATTTTCGTAAAGTTATACCCGATCGGGAAACGTTTGCAATAGAATTGatacaaaaagtattttttcttgttttattttctttcacCCAACGACGGAAAGTGGACATATATTCTGTCGGAAGTGCCTATAATACTCCAATTTTTCATATTAGCCTAAAGAACTATAATTTCCGGAACGTTCGCGCGGCCTATGCTCACGCACATTAAATCATATATCATTTCCATACAATACGGCACACCATAAAACGAAGGCAAtatattttctgaaaattttatatttacttttaaaaaacataaaaagatTTGCCGTGGTTTTATTGAAAGGGTAGGGGTGCTCGAACTGTCATATGCGTCTACAACAGATGGAGTTAGAACAGTTATATTACCCTTGCATGTGTTCACCCCCGCTTATGCTAATTCGCGAAGTGAAAATAATGGTCTAGGTCTCAGTTATGAATAACAATCCGTGCTTCTACACCTGTCCAGAACACCTATCTTATACCTTATTCCTGCGAACAAAAATATGCGTATTTTTTTCGGCTTGTTTCACTAACAATTATAGAAGATTCAATTTTATGGATTTTATGGAGTAAACGATTTGCGTTGGACGTGTGTATGGCGAATTAGAGCGTAAGTGCGTAAGTGAATGAAGACGAGCAAAGATGGATggcaagaaataataatttggctTGTGTAAAGCGTGTAATAAAACGTAACGACAGAATGACTTTTTAATGACTGTATTtatgtttataaatttgtgTTCCGAAAAGATATGAAGGAATTAAACCTTGCAGTCAGCAATAAAACACGTATAAAATATGAAGTTGCCGTATTTTGTACGAAAATGTAAATTGACATAAATAACGAAGGAAATATACTATAATTCCGAGGCCAGAGATGGAATAGAATCGGTCTCAGTGTAGCACAGCCCTAATAAAGCGTCATAGTGTTTCACTTTTCCCTTGACTGAACTTGCTTTCCCAATGACGACCTAATGAAATTCTATGAGCCATGGCGATGAAATATAACCTAACGGGGATGAAACCGTTTGCATGTATATGGAAGTCAAGCAGCCATTTTCACTATTAACGATCAGTTTAGTTGACGAAAACATACTTCAATATCAAATCAAAGACATTCTCCTATAACAtcgccataaaaacatttcacaAGAGACTTCCTTACCTTATGGTTCATGTTATGGTTTTATGACGTCCTCAGGAGCATCCCTTATCAAAGACTAACTTATGTATAACTCTGATTTTACTATGCACTAAACAGCTAACTGAGATTTTTATTACACTAAAGCAAATATGTTAAAAgcaattatctaaaaaaatacttataaaTTGTACAGGAGTTCAAATAGGTACTCGAAACAAATACTcccaaatatttgtttatttgaagGAGTTAAAGACGTATTTTTTATACGCATATCAGTATTgatatttatgcaaaaaaagcGCTATGGGCCTAGGGTGGCTGCACTGCTAAATCCGGTTCTGTGCGAAACGTGACAATTTCTCTAGGGAGCTTGTTACACATTAGCTGGAGGCAGGGCCGGAAGCACCGGCTCACAAACAAGCACCTGATTGATATTTTTGCAAGTATCGAGTGATATATTTCAATGCACAAATTGAGTAATTGATAAAATCCGAATCTGGAAGAGAGCCGAAATCGCATATCCGGTCATTCCAGCGTGAATAAATCGGAACATTAGGGAAACAATAACTCAAGTTATAGCACCAGTCTAAGTAATAGAAGTTGTTATTTCTAACGAGAACAAGATATGGGCGCAATCTCCGTGCAAATATATAAGAAGACGCAACTTCCGGTTTAGGAATGGACGTGCTTTCGCCGGAAACTCCAAGTGAAGTTCAGAGGAAATCGGAAGTACTGCAAACAAGGATGATAGCGCGCATTctataataatatactttgCTGATTGCTTTCTGAATGATGTTACCATTTACCGTTGCcagaacaacatttttttatacagcAATTTCCTTGTTTGATCACATGACACACTTAAAACTAATCCCCACCTCGTGACTGAACCCTCTTTGACCAACGGATTTATTTccactaaaaacaactttaaactTAATGGAGTTGTCAAATTCGGGGAACATAAAAGCAATTTCAATAATTACATAGCCCTAAAGTTACATAGGGTATGTATCTAATACATAAAACTTTGATAGCCatagtttgaaaatatttcttgAATATcaagtgaattttttgttatattctaagtaaattttgtattgaattaaaaaagatcGATGGGTACggaagataaaattttatttgcaatttgtgCATCCCCAGCTCCTAAAACTTGGCaaactttttttgaataaaactggAGACATATGAAGCGTGtaaaattggttttgaaaTCTAAGTATCATTGACGACTCGAACAGACCCAATATCTTTGTCACCCTTCAAATGTCATTATAATAGGAGTTGTGTTAGCCAATGGTGAGTGGTCAGCAAACCTAAGGAATAATAAGAAGGGGATACTTCACTCcacaattcaattttttcagctATAGATCTAGTAAAATGTGAAATTGATATGACGCATCCTTAAACTTCGCTTTTATAGTGGATGGAAACGAGAGCGCGCGAGGGGTCCTCTAGTTTATTACCATGAATTAATCGAATTGAAAACATGTCATTTTTGACGCTCGGTTTTTGTTATACTAGAGCTCATTTGTATCAATTGTAGATTTCATTCGGAAAAGTGTCacaaaatgttataatttgtCATGTAGTTTAATCTTTCGTGTTTAACATTCATAGGCCATGGCTGACGTCGATTTATTGCAGTTAGATccattgatttaaaatatatgcCAATTTAAGTTAAATTTGTAATCAATCAATGGGTAAATGCATGTCACATGCACAAGGCTTTACTAGGGGTTGTGGTAGTGGACCACATACGGTACCACATAATAGCATGTTGCAATACCACCTACCTAACAGGATCGGAACATTAAACCTAATTACTGGAATTAATTGACATTAATTATTAGATTCGGCTACTCAGATGGTGACGCGTAGGTATAGGTAACTCTcatgcaaaaaactttaaaactcACCTCGATTGAAGTTTAATGGCTGGCAAAACAAAGCAACAATTTATGTGTCTCGcgagaaattaaaataaattagtgggagcgtttcatttttgaaaaattttacgtGAACAGTTTTATGAAACTGTTcccaaaagaaaaattaaattcaaagtAAACCGTAAAATCCGCAATAAAACGTGTAACGACTCTATTTGCTTAATTACTTAgtcttttatttgtttttcgttATCAATATAATAAGTTTTTCCTCATGATGTTGGAATAATCCGTTTTCGGAAGACTTACGAGAGATTAGTTCCTATTAGATGAACAAACAGATATTGCATCCTCCCTACAAAAATTAATGCCACCTAAAAATATCTGAGACGACATAAAGTGGCCTATAAAACGAAACGCACAACCTGAAGCAAATCTCTTTGCCAATATAATACCAAAAGATGTAATCTAAAATTACTTCCTTTCAAACACATACTCCCAAGTTACCAGAGCAATTCGCGcgtttattaaaagttttcattactACAACCTCAACTTGGATTAGTTTCCAAAACTATACGACGTTTCTTTGCTTGCTGTAACAAATCGATACACATTTCCGTCATCTATTGTCGATGTCAGACTAATCACTTGCATAAAACTGTCATCAAATATACATATCCGGGGATCTGGGATCGGTCCGATACTTGCAGTCAGCGATTTATTTAAAggcaaaaaatatacacaacgtcattttttattcaaatgcaTTAGGATATTAGATACGTACGCAAGATTTATTACAAACGAATTCAAATGAATACTACAAAATGATAAATAATGTACAGAAGTGGTATTTTTAACAtgaaatattgtttataataaaaGTAGTAATTATGAGTGCAACAATTATCAactctttatttaaaactaattgGGAATAGGTTTTGCATCTCAATGCCTTTGTCTGCGTGGTGGAGTtcaatttggcaattttagGACGGTTTAGGCAAGTATggtatttttcaagaatagTGTAAATTGACAATGACGTATTTTCAATGTGGGCTTTTTACtgactaaactaaattaacttaaCGAGCAGTGTTTAGGTGACGGAGCGAAGTGCCTGTTTTCAGACAACGATACATGCATCACTCCCTAATTGAATCCTGGTCTGCGTCCCACTTCTGACACCTGACACTACTTTGCACTTGACATTTGCCTCCTTCGACATTTGGGAAACTTATTGGTTTTAATTGCGTCAATAAGAAAGAAAACAATTGGAGTTCCACTTTTGTATCGAAGGTCATAAACGCAAATTATGCAGATACatcaatttaaacaaattcaagtATCCCCCAAAGTAACGTTCGTTATAAGCTATAAAGTCACATTTACGACTTGCTTTGAATAAACCCCGCGTAAATCATGTCGAAATCAGACCATACTTTTTACTATCGAAATTTTAGTATCTACGAGCAGTCTTAACATAATCCTAATCTATTCACACTCATGTGAGGACTGCTACAATGATGGGATTTCTCCCTTCGACCAAACAATTCGTACAATGATCGGTTTAATCCAGAAATTACGCTACAGGGACGAGGAGTGGTGGGTAAGAAAAAATTCGATAAAATTTGCGATTGTTTAAACTGATCGGCTTTAACCGCTTTAACCCGGAGGGTTTGTTGCTTATTGTATTTTTACGACGCGTCGTCTTAGATTAGGAAATGTATTTGCATCCCTTGAGAATTCAAGCCAAAGCATTCACGCAGCTTATTTTATAACAGCTATTTGCATATCTTCATATAACAAAGTCAGTCTAAATAATTCTTTATCTTTGCGATTCGGATTCGATTTGCATAAGGTTTTTAAATTCCCTATTGATTTTTCATATCAGTGGAAAACTGGGGTGAAGGTCTtacaagataaaaatatttattatgttttttgtatttatataAAGAACAAAGGAATATAGAGACATAAGCTGAAGTAATTTTTAGCTAAATATTGCTTGCTGAAAGTGGCTTAATTctcataaattaaaacaaagaaaacatGCTTCCTTAAGAAAGATTTGCaggataattagttttttttttactttgatgCGTCTCTCATTTCACCCTtcctttttgaaaataatataattagtGTTAATCTTGTACTCGTAAAGAAAGTTAAGATGTTTTAAGACGTTTACTTTTCCGAGGTGTGCACCCTCGCATAATCACTTAAAAACTCCAACTGTTCTACATCTTGTACAATTAaagaagtaattaaaaaattataagaagGAAACGAGAATAAGTAAGCTGAAATCCTTGTAGAAAAGAGGATTGGATCCAAATACATTAAGTGATTGTTTCTGTCGTGTACTGTGGCAATGTATTTTTAAGTGAGAACTGTTTCGGTGCAAAAACTTTGAAGAAATATCGATACAATTTCCTCGAGCGAAGCAGCAAAATTATTTGCTCGTAAAAGAGAATTAATTCCGAGAGAAGCcattaaaatgattaaatgttatcaaaaataaaacacaacgGGAAAACGTATAAATGCTCATTGTTGTCGATGCAATCAAagctaaaataaatattgtattaatttGATCGGGATTATTCAagcgaaaataaaattctgaCAAAACAAGATTGCGTGTAAAGGATTTCTGGAGTCGACATCTTCAAACAACAAACTCCACTTGCACTC encodes:
- the LOC655321 gene encoding protein phosphatase 1H — encoded protein: MFSRFKNAVIGAVSGLETNGIPTPNDPHSYNKQTLAPKFLYGRPAFLNLSEDEVQMSADHRLRPIIHPSMSLPHHAGYAECVNAGKSKWNEDQAVYRQGVLTRVEYNDKQGVQKFSIPYTYYGIFDGHAGVGAALCAANQLHHILHEKLVDAQDDIWIAFSEKKRLKTKPSDLLITGALEAAFKEMDQVIAEDRTKYQAAGGCTALVALFILDKLFVANAGDSRAIICKDNKFTLMSMDFTPENERDRIRRLAEQQPNLLGQEFTSKEYVRPPKSSELGKTVMYRDAHMSGWAYKTLQVDDLKVSVITGQGKRSRVMGIIGVTRGFGDHDILSLYQRTPIKPFLSSHPEVQVHKITNVTENEVLVMGTDGLWDVVCGAKAAEVVAKSLNTFMEKERYVSAATCLVGSARGSLVNEHSWQLKDGKPSSADDISVFVIPLLPYKLEYEKLLGKYSETAESS